The Candidatus Hydrogenisulfobacillus filiaventi sequence GCTTGCTCGATCGGTACCGGCCCCCCGGCGGCCCCCCGCCGGTCCTCGTCCCGATCCACAGGGCTTTACAACCCGCAGGCCGTCTTCACCCACGCGGCGTTGCTCCATCAGGCTTGCGCCCATTGTGGAAGATTCCCTACTGCTGCCTCCCGTAGGAGTCTGGGCCGTCTCTCAGTCCCAGTGTGGCCGGTCACCCTCTCAGGCCGGCTACCCATCGTCGCCTTGGGAGGCCGTGACCCCCAACTAGCTAATGGGCCGCGAGCCCCGCCCGGGGCGCCGTCGCCGGCTTTCCCCCCGCCGCCTGGCGCGCCGGGGGCGTATGCCGGGATTACCGGGCCTTTCGGCCCGCTATCCCCCACCCCGGGGTAGGTTGCTCACGTGTTACGCACCCGTCCGCCGCTCGACCGGCGGTTGCCCGCCGGCTCCGCCCGACTTGCATGTATGAGGCACGCCGCCAGCGTTCGTCCTGAGCCAGGATCAAACTCGCGTGTGCGGCCTCCCCGGCCTGGCGCCGGAGAGGCGACGTTGTGACTGCGCGATGCGGTTTTCAAGGACCGGTGCCCCCCGGACGGTCCCCCGCCCGGGCTGCCCTCCCGGACAGCAAGACGCAGTATAGCGCGGCTATCCCCGGTTGTAAAGGGGGGGGAAGCGCCGCTCAGAGCGCTTCCCCCACCGCCTTCATCTGCAGAAACCAGAGGAGGTAGTCGGGGCTGCCGGTCTTCGAATCCGTCCCGGAGAGGTTGAAACCCCCGAAAGGATGGGCCCCCACCACCGCCCCGGTACACTTCCGGTTGATGTACAGATTGCCGACATGAAAGACCTGCCGCGCCTCCTGGATGCGGTCCCGCCGGCGCGTATACACCGATCCGGTCAGGCCGTAGACGGTATCATTGGCGATGGCGAGGGCTTCCGCCCAATCCCGGGCCCGGATAAAGGCCACTACCGGCCCGAACACTTCCTCCTGCTCCAGTTTGGAGCCGGGCACCACGTCCGCGAAGATCGTGGGGGCGATAAAATACCCCGGCCCCGGCAGCCGTTCCCCGCCGGTGATCAGGCGGGCATGGGCCTTGCCCCATTCGATGTAGCCCAGGATCTTGTTCACGGCCTGTTCGTCGATCACCGGCCCCATGAAATAGGCCGGGTCCTCGGCGGGGCCGATGGTCAGCGCCTCGGTCATTTCCCGGACCCGGGCCAGGAGGTCGTCATATACCGCGTCCACCGCAATCACCCGCGAACAGGCGGAACATTTCTGGCCCTGGAATCCGAAGGCGGAAACGACGATCCCCCGCGCCGCCGCCTCCAGGTCCCCCGTTTCGTCCACCACAATAGCATCCTTACCGCCCAGCTCCGCCACCACCCGCTTGATCCAGCGCTGCCCGGGCGGGGTCTCTGCCGCCAGGCGGTTGATGCGGAGGCCCACCTCCCGCGAGCCGGTGAAGCTGATGAAGCGGGTCCGCGGATGACCTACCAGGTAGTCGCCCACGACGGCCCCTTCACCCGGGACGAAATTCAGGACGCCGGGGGGGAGTCCCGCCTCCTCCATCACCGCGGCGAACTGGGCGCCCAGGACCGGGGTGGCCGAGGCCGGTTTGAGCAGGATGGTATTGCCGGCCACGATCGCGGCGGCACTCATGCCGGTGAGGATAGCCAGCGGGAAGTTCCAGGGCGGAATAATAGCCCCCACCCCGAGCGGAATATAAAAGGCCTCATCGTCCTCCCCCGGCAGGGGGGTGAGCACGACCGGCTCTGCCAGGCGGATCATCTGGCGGC is a genomic window containing:
- the rocA gene encoding delta-1-pyrroline-5 carboxylate dehydrogenase (Evidence 2a : Function from experimental evidences in other organisms; PubMedId : 11418582, 12634342, 8113162, 9383188, 25355936; Product type e : enzyme) — translated: MAVEPYRHEPVLTFSRVEEQAAMRDALARVRTRLGRRYPLIIGGQPRDSGESIVSVNPSRPEEVIGTVARAAPGLIDEALDAAWSAFADWSRTPAAERARVLFKAAAIMRARRLELDAWEVLEAGKSWVEADADVAEAIDFLEYYGRQMIRLAEPVVLTPLPGEDDEAFYIPLGVGAIIPPWNFPLAILTGMSAAAIVAGNTILLKPASATPVLGAQFAAVMEEAGLPPGVLNFVPGEGAVVGDYLVGHPRTRFISFTGSREVGLRINRLAAETPPGQRWIKRVVAELGGKDAIVVDETGDLEAAARGIVVSAFGFQGQKCSACSRVIAVDAVYDDLLARVREMTEALTIGPAEDPAYFMGPVIDEQAVNKILGYIEWGKAHARLITGGERLPGPGYFIAPTIFADVVPGSKLEQEEVFGPVVAFIRARDWAEALAIANDTVYGLTGSVYTRRRDRIQEARQVFHVGNLYINRKCTGAVVGAHPFGGFNLSGTDSKTGSPDYLLWFLQMKAVGEAL